The nucleotide window AATCGGTTCCATGAAAATTTCGCTGTATGATAACTTATATACTAAATACTCGTTGGTATACATGTTTGAAATTGATAGTCTTTGTTCGTTTGACCGATCACCATTAAAGTTCCcacaatgtacatatattttcatgGAGACTAGgcgtaaggctttgtgcaagcctgtgtATATCAATCCAATCCCACCCAACCAGATAGCCTacaatcagatattctacagctaaacagcaatacttagtattgttgcgttctggttttaAATAGCGCATGTAAATAGAGAAAGCGGTAGAATTGCCGAGGTGAAAATCCTTTTTGTCATTCTTAGTAAAATCTTTACCCATTACTCATGGACATTTTAGTATAAGCTCTTCGGTGGGATATATTTGGCTAATAATATAAGGATCTTCTTTTTGTATCAACAAAGAtgacaaaattgtttaataacataggtaattttaattttgaataacaatattataattatattagttattgtttgcatttttaaattacatttacaataatcGTTCTGCGTTTCGAAGGATAAGTTTTTTCTCTCATTTTTCTACCCTAACCTAATCTAACTCTCCCATATAAAAACGTCTTTACAATTTATCTGAATCTCCGCGGTCGACCTGTCGAAGCTATACGAACTCctttcaaagtttttttataaatgcggATGATGTCACCGCACTAAGTGAGTTTGtcttagaatattattaagttgtacatttgatttcaaataactttgttttaaaatagcgtaacaaacaaacaatttaaaaaaactcacttttgcattttaatattagttagtattcaaaatgtgttaaattagccaaaatttactttatttaccaCATCCGAATCCCCGACATGCGTTTCGTTGTTAACGACTCATTATAAAAACTAGAATGAATTTAAAACTGTAAACGAGCCataaacgattaaaaaatataataataataaagggaATTCAAAAAAGCATGGACGCAAAAGTCTGGATAGAAAGAAATACTATACTAGAACTTTGACAAATGCATCAagcattatcaaaataaataaatataaagtaaccgCCGGCTCAGAATACAAATTATTCAACGTAAAAGATACGACAAAAAACTTGTCAGTTACTATAGAAATTACATATTTGTCCTGTATTAAAATCAGCTAAGCGTAATTTTCTTAATTAGTTTCAGTCTGAAGACGGTTCGGGTTCTCTGCTGCTATTATACGCCTGCATCTTATCGAGAGGCTGCGAGAAGTAAGTATTTAATGTCTTTTTAATTCATTGTGCGctgaattttaaagtttttcaaaTTTAACGTAAAGTACGCAAAGCTGTGCCTGATCTCGTTCAGTCATATCTGATATGACTGAACCACCCAACCAATCGGTTACTCGGTTACCAACCCATCGGTTTATAAGAAAGAGGAAATAAAAattgcaactgtgtttgcgcgcacacacCAATTccatttatacttataaattcaATGTCTAGATAGCTAAATTtggtaaatatgtttattttactaaaaggGTATTATTGGGGTAACTTTTTAGAATTTTACCCGTACTAAGCTGGAATGGGCAGCTTccaaaatacattacaataacaCAATAAACTTTTAAGATACAattgtataaattgtataaaattattatcctttagtacggttgtgtaataaatataacaatatcgttaaatcaatttaggacattgacattttttgtgactctccctcaatctttagaaataagttacttaattattataaaatgcatgattagtttaattaatacttttaataattattaattatgatttcaccgattgattttttattataataatgacattatttattatttaattttgacattttttttttaaattactgatgatttttttgttacttttaatttgacgTTGATTAGATGAATCTTGAAGTGCTATGTActcttgtaattgacatgcatattagatatactattattgcattgtaacaaatgtcaaccatcgcttatagccaatgcgccaccaaccttgggaactaagattttatgtcccttgtgcctgtaattacactggctcactcacccttcaaaccggaacacaacaatatcaaaaattgctgttttgcggtagaatacctgatgagtggatggtacctacccagacgagcttgcacaaagccctaccaccagtaaaaaatgtatgttgtaagtgtgccattataaataaataaataaatataattataattataaaataattgtaattgacACAATAAGAAGATTATGACATTTATCGTCATTGTCAAGTATGCTGACACGTTTTTCTTTCCAGCATTAAAAAAGATCTCGACGGTAAGCTGACCTATCTTGTGTCGACCCAAGTGGAGGGATCACTCAATGTGACGACCCTCCTTCTGTCCGGACGGGCGACGCCTTATTTGCATAACGGAGTGCAATACGTTGGCGATGAAGATCATTATGTAagataattctattttttaaaagtttataatgtaGTTGTCAAGTTTATGTCAAGGCTATAAACTTTTTGGTAAATAAGTCGCATTTTTTAAggttatatagattatatacaaatgagttagtattgtatatttgttatgcaagatatcaataaatttagcaaatttattgttaatgtcTACAGTTATTAGGTGAGGAAGAAAATCtgcttattttttatgactCCTCTCAGTGAAATCTCCGGTTTCGGATCAATTATTCGAAAGGTTTTTTGACAAATGTATGTGCTGTATTACGTTGTATagaattttaatctttttacaaGAAACTTTTAGTTAAGGTTCAACTTGTCTTGCTTCTTCCGGCATAAAgacttaaataaacaataaaataaataataaatatgacatttCCAGGCTATGCCGCAATTCGGGGTGCTATCACGAAGCCCCGTGGGTCTTCTGGTTTGGTATGGAAACGATGACAACGTCACTAAAAATATATCGAGGCAGTATCCTGGATCGAGGCTTAAAACCCCGGCTCTGCCTATTTGGGTTTAGTAcacttctatttattattattaagctaatCCGTTTGCTTCAAAACAGACCAACACGTGTAGTGTATATACCAAGATTGTACACCTTATGTCTGGAAATATCCTTGTATGATATTGTAGGTATGAGACCactaaatatctttttatttcatattaaaacaatacaatattaatactcTTAATATAccaattaaaacttaaacataGAATACAGATAAGGGAACTGTACAAGAGgcggatatttttattatattaaagctatgattatatatattaaaaaatatgggaTAAATCCTAAGTTTTATACAAGTCTAAGACAGTTAGCATAAAAAGTGATGTAGCTCTGTAAAATTCTCCCTACTGAGAcgaaaactataatttatattcaaaagccACGTCCTTATCTattattgcaattatttaacaatcaattaggattttttattttgcaaatagtTTTTGTTTCCTTTTGGTTCCTCAGCGTAAATACAGCTAATAAAATTgctacacatttataatatatgataacacGAACCATGACTAAGCTGAGCTAGATTTTTAGTAAGCatgatttaataacaaaattgacATTGTATGGAaactaaatatgataataatatacataattgctCAAAGTATTCCAGGTATCATAACCGTGCTTTAACTCAAGTCGTAATATcggtattaaaaatgaaataattcatattatattttacatatcaactcgctatgcacacacaccgtcttcactttgcgccaataccaatatatatatttatatatatatgtatatattagtataatatatatatatatatactattttcccGCGCTACTCGATGTGTGTCATCCGAGATGACAGATGGATAgaaacacagataatatatattcatattataaaatactaattaatacattattgtagatGTATGTACACtacaattataatcataaataatcaattataattaaaattaagtataaataattacacacaAATGTGTACTTAAAATAATCCGATGACATTTTGGAAATCAGTAGCATTGTTTGTTAAGACCTCCTAAGTGAATGTGATTTCAATGTGACTTCCTATTATACAtcgatatatataatgtaattaatgtattagTTTGAGCTATTTCGATAAAACCAAACGTTATTTTATCAGAAATACAATCGGATATtcataactaaattataatgtaacggATTTGCTATATTGAATGCGGCATTCGATACATAAATCCAAaccttaaattataacattaatgacattttaattgACAGATATTGTAATTTCGGTCAAAGCAGGTGctccattaataattttatttgcatatttttccCACGATTAATTTGTCAACTATGATATTTGAAGGAGTAACACTATTTCTTTATGCGTGTACCACATAacgtcttaaataataattctcataaaaattttgaaatgacCAATAAGGCGATTAAAGGTATATcttatgttgtatattttcttaatgaTACAAGTATTTGATCGATTCAAgatgtaaaaactttttatactaTTGACGGAAATAAGTTACTTGAGTACaataaatccaaaaaaaatagacatttttttctatattcagaaagaattttctatattttaattaacggtATTAGCCTAAAacgcttatttatttaattctaggTAACAAGCTGCTCTGGTCACTATGGTGTGCTTTTTAACACTAATCGTGAGCTTTTGAGGAACTATCATGCTGAACGAAGGTacgatttgaataattaattacatcaaCTTATAGAAACATTTACAGCAAAATGGACCCCAATTTGCTTTTAATAtcattcttaattaattattatttttcttctaaAACATTAACAAATCGTTCAAAATTTTTGGTTTGTAAAAACCAAtgcagtaaaaatattaaaaatcgttttactaaaaaaacagtattagctattaaaaaatctttttattaagGAAGGaaatccttatataatatataagagaaGTATATAAGAGAAGTATTATGTTCTAAATACATTTCCACTTTATTAATTGCCAGttcttatgaaaaataattacgttGTAAGTAATCaatgataaaattgaaaataatatatatatttgtcaggATAGAAATTTTTGCCCTCAAAGGTTATGAGTTTTGGTTATTGTAATAGTTTTTCgtatcaaatttatttgttaattataatacgaaagctatataagtaaattattttggtatttgaaaattgtacataatatctCCACTATagcagaaataattattaaattattcttttttagatttgatatttgattttaGATTTGATATTCACTACTACACATGTGGAGGATGCCATGTAATTCTGAACGTGGATACTCGAGCTCACGAAGACAGTGTGACTTTGAGAAATGATGACATCAGTGCAACCCCACTGGAGAAACTTATTCATACTAAGTAACAAAACACTTAAGCTAAAATTCTATATTTGTAACACCATGAGATATATTGAAACTGCACTTAAAAATAACTCATGACAATATTAtgatcaattatttataaacatcttACTGTTAAAGCGATCATGCTATGAATAAGACGGTCGATTTCATCTTAtcatattgattataatattgttttcattgtttatttcatacttaaaattttatcacttttagaaaataaataagagtGATCTTTTTTATTGCCTGTAGAATTCATAAAACTTAAAGATTGATATTTCACTGATATAGCTACGCATCTCTGacatgaaagaaatattatttatctacttacatattatagataaaatatctgCTTGTAATCAATTATTGTAAGACAAGCAATAAATGAAAAACATGCTCTGTAGATTGCCCACTTACAAATCTCGAGTCAGTTTAATTTTACCAATTGAGGAAATTATACGAGAAACTGTTGTAGTTATTTCGTAAAACTATCTTGCCAACTTAAAGTGGCATTGAGCCAGAATAACTTGGCCTACTCCTCTGCCCTTAGTTGAGAATTTAGGTAATGGATCTGCAAACTTTGTACAGTATCTCACAggtctaaaaataaattttctctGTTATATATATGGTTAAAA belongs to Nymphalis io chromosome 2, ilAglIoxx1.1, whole genome shotgun sequence and includes:
- the LOC126776716 gene encoding inactive ubiquitin carboxyl-terminal hydrolase MINDY-4B isoform X5 — encoded protein: MRPSDQPLGYGLAAPRNGTRSLLAGLQAHIIKWLLFDSRPMTKDNKSVEPPDSYLRPNEDRQEEALWRACSEVIWRCGGGFTAQTEVKVVVALPTSTIYVQHSSSYYQDGITEMLHLFEFISLEDLQIFFKRYLYLFQSEDGSGSLLLLYACILSRGCENIKKDLDGKLTYLVSTQVEGSLNVTTLLLSGRATPYLHNGVQYVGDEDHYAMPQFGVLSRSPVGLLVWYGNDDNVTKNISRQYPGSRLKTPALPIWVTSCSGHYGVLFNTNRELLRNYHAERRFDIHYYTCGGCHVILNVDTRAHEDSVTLRNDDISATPLEKLIHTKWQDAKITWSGPVPFAGDSPN